Genomic window (Pristiophorus japonicus isolate sPriJap1 chromosome 9, sPriJap1.hap1, whole genome shotgun sequence):
TTGTCTCATCTATTTGACTCATCCTTCTTAGATAGGATAGTGAGGGTATTACTAAAATTATGTTGTTCTCTATTTTATCAACCACGCTGTAAAGAAATGTGATTATTCTCTCAAGTTTGGTCTCCAAGGCCTCCCTGATGTACTTTATAAAATAATTTAATAAACTCAAGCGATTAATCTATGAGCACTCACTTTAATAACTGATAACTGTGAGGGCAATGCAGAACACAAATTTAATGATCCGGTTATTTTTTTAACTAACACAAACCCTAATTCTTAATTCACACATACTTTCagattaactttttaaaaatgtttcttAAGGAGTACAAATAATCTTCACCTGCTTATTTAATCTATGTATAAGTAAGCTAACACAGAGACAATCTAGTCAAACATGGGCAGCACTATTCAATAAAAATCAATTTAGTAATCAGACGAACATCATCTTCCAGATTTTAAACTGACGCTTGTGTCTTTTTGTTCCTTTATGAGATATTTTCAAGGTAATTTAGTTTATCTTGAATTAATGTTTCAGTCTTTCAGATGTGGATAAAAGGAACCTGATCCTGAGAAATAGTTGTGTGTATTAATCAGAGCAAGTCCACTGCAAAATAAAAATACTGCTTTTCAATGCTTTGATCCTATAAATTGATACTGGGCAGTGTCAGAAAAATTGATACTAATTCCAGTCTTAAGTTCCACAGTGACCTATTTAATTTACTTGAAATTATTTGAGTAAAGTACCAATGACAGGGCGTCCATTGAATCAATAAAAGCTAACACTGTCAACAGACTGTAAGTATACATTTCATTTAGAGGGTATATTTAAATTATTCTCCGTTTGAGGTATTAGAGATGAAAAAAAATCCATTCCCCATATCAATTGTAAATACTTCTATATTAACTTACTGATAGGAAATCCATCTAGATCTGCTGCTCAATATATCGCTCCTTGGAATATGCATTCCTGGGATTCAGCCCCCAACCTGTGTTGCACTGCTGTACAATTGGAACAGCGAGCAATAGGACAGGTAATGGCAAGGACCAATAATATCACAAAAACTATCATAAAAACCACAAAGCAGGGGAGATACAAGTTAAATCGTGACAGTCAGACACGGTTCAATGTGTCAATAGGCAAATTTAGGATTGATATCAGGAACATTTCCACACAAGGAGTTACCAATTTTTGGCATGGACTTTAGGGTAAGTGGGTGGAGGCAAAAACTTTGGAACGTTGGCTGGAAACTGTGATGGAGGATTGTAGGTTGTCTGAATGGATGAGCTCAAATGGACCACCATCATCCACATTTATCTAAATATCACATGAATTTCCTTAACAGTACTGCTTCCCTTGTCGGGAAGTTTGAAATTGACAATTCTGCTAATTGCTGAAGAATAAAATGTGATAGACCAACAAAGAAACTAAAACAACTTCCTACACACATCTGAAAGATTTAACGTTTGATTTTCAAGAGCTTAATGGCTCCACCAAGCAATTTGTGACTTTCAAGTTCTCCACAATAGTCTCTTTTTGAAGACTTATTGCTGGAATGTATTTTTTGTTGATGAGTTTCTGAGAGTAAGTCATTATCACCTCTACCTGATAGTTTTATAGCTTTTATTTCAGTTGCTCTCTCACACTGGTACGTGGTCTGCCTATTATTACATAGTATTTAGAGCACAGaggtaggctattcggcccaacaggtccatgcggtGTTTATGCGCCACACGAGCTTCATCCCACCCTTCTtcacctaaccctatcagcatattcttctattcctttctccctcatatgcttatctagcatcactttaaatgcatctttgctattcgcctcaactactatttgtgatagtgagttccatattctaaccactttctgggtaaataagtttctcctgaattgcctattggatatactagtgactatcttatatttttaGGCCTAAGTTCTGGTCTCCTCCACTGCAACTTACCAGCTCTAGACCAGCACCACATCTGGCTGCCCAGAGGCAAGCCCGCCCAACCTGAAAGTAGGTTTTACTGAGCAAAGCTTCACAGTGCCTGCTCCGTGCTGTAGACCCTTAATTTTGCACCGGGCTCCTATGTACGATATAGGTCCCCAATTTGCATACATCAGCGAGGCTCCCACCTGGTTCATCTTGATTTACCTTGAGGCAATCACTATTCTTAATATTTACTTCTGCATTAAAAATTCCCCTTCATGTAGGGAGCTATCCAGTGTTCCTAGGCTCAAGGGGAAAAGTAGGCAGGTAACTGATGCTAATGCCAATCTGACACCACCAAGACAGTTCCCTGTGAATGCAACGCTGTTAATGCAGTGTCAATGAATTCCTTTAAAAAGGGAACTGGCTGAATTTGCAGTTAAGAACATGTCTGAATGTTTTAAAGATAAAAAGAAGCATAAAGGAAATTCTACGGAACATGATAGTTCCTGTGTTACTGGAGCCATCGGAATATGATTTGCGAAATGTGACTGTTCGGGTTTGAATAATGTGGTAGGTTATAGTATTATATTGATATCTTGGAGTTTTCATTCAATTGTCATCAAGGTTCAGGAAGAAATTATGCAGAGCTATATATTTTTATCTGTGAATATTTATCTCCCTCAAGGACTAAATGAATTGAGTAGAGTATATTAGACTGAAAATTGTACATGGTctcgaacataggaacaggaggaggccattcagcccctcgagcctgttaccctattcaattagatcatggttgatctctaTCTGAACTTCATCTACCTGCCttagttccataacccttaatacccttgcctaacaaaaaattaCCAATcctagttttgaaattttcaattgaccccccagactcaacagctttttgagagagttccagatttccactcccctttgtgtgaagatgtgctttctgacatcatccctgaacagcctagctctaattttaaggttatgccccttgttctggactccaccaCCAGAATAAATTTCTATCTCACTCTATCAACTGCTTTAATCATCGTCTATTGGAAAGAGCAGGCTTGATGGGATGAACAGCATTTCATCACTTCAAGTcttatcctctttaaccagcagtgttGATGGTGGCTGGTTTCAGGTGCTGTTCCGGGAGTTTTCATTAACGTGGTGCCGAAGGACACAGGAACTTACAAAGGATGGCTTTTATGAGGTGGAACCATGCAGGATGCCAGTGACACAAAGAATGGCTACCCTTCGCATCACACAAAGGGTAGTCGATGAATAGCAGTGGGTAAGAAGATCGATTCAGTTTTGGGCTTCAGATTACACCATGGAAACAAGAGTGAAAAGCTGTTCATCCAAACCACAGGACGACAATCCTGCCCGTAATTAATTTTCTGCCACCTATTTTTATGTATATAgacaaattttattttttaaatctttattttttattCAATGACCTTACAGAAAATTGGGATTTTTAAAAAATAGTGCAGTCTGGCAAAATAATTAATGGAAAATGAGGCTGCATCCCACCGAATAGCAAGTCCCCGAGGAAGGTGAATCGCTAAGGAATCCACAATTCCGAATGTAATACAGAATGATAATGTTCTCTCCTCTCTCTGAATCTGATAAAGCATAGAATTGTTAAAGTCTTATCATTGATGTGTTTTTCTTCATTCAACACTCCAGCCTTGCTTCTCCATAATATTATCGATTTTCTCCTGCTCTATTCAAACTGGATTTAGTAAATGTCAAAAATTAAAATCACATACTATTTAACAACCTTCTGAACTGTTAGAAGTATTCGGGAAGGTTGGAATCCTGAGGTATTTCTAAAAAAAATAACATCACGAGCAATGTATCTCTGAATCTTTTTTTACCTGGATATTGACTTGCACAGGCTGGCGTTCCCCGCTTTTCGTGTGAGCTACTCCTTCCGTGTCATAGATCCCAGTGTAATCCACCACTTGCGGGTCCCTCGATTTCTCTTCTAGGGGGATCAATACTGTTCCGATCATCATTGACCTGCAATCAAATAAGGCCCTCCCTTCAGTTACTCCAGCATCCTTCCGTTTAGCTGCTTTACGGTTTAGCCACAGTCAACATTGTATTTGCAAACTAAACAAACAAGATTTGAGATTAGTGTTTAAAGAAAATGTTCCAACCAATATCCCAGCCATCATATCTATACTGATCTTGACTTTTGGAAAACATATCATCGTTGAGGATATAATTTGCAGGTTTGATTAAAAAAAATTGTAaatatttaatgaaatgtaaccacGTTCTCCACTTTGCTTTAGCAATATGATCCTGCCACGGAGAAGAGAAGCGAGAGGGTCTTGGATTAGTGTGGAGCCAGCTCTGGTCTTATACAACAGTAAAACCCCAGCAGGAGCTCCACAGCCGTGTTTACCCAATGCCTTGGCACCCACACCCTGTTTTACAATCTGGCTTGCACCTTCTGTCGCTCCCTCCGTTTGATAATACCCATTCTTTGGATTTAGAACGGCAGCAATTAGTAAAAATTGATCAGGCATTAAAAAAATCATTGTAACAGGCGGTGTGACAATTTGAAATGTTTATGCATATAAAAAGGAGAATCGTCCAGATAAATCGATAGGAGCAAAGGTGGTTTTAATAAACGCCTTGTAGAGAATGTCAGCATCTTCTGCAAGAAGCTGAGCAGCCCAAAACCGCGGGATCGATGGTCCACGGGAACCTTTTCACCTCAAGCAAGGTTTAACAAGGAAAGACGGCCGCTATCTGGTCCAGGTGATTAAAACATTTAACATCCGCAAAAATAAACACCACCCACACTCAATTGCTATAAAAAGATCTCGCCAGTGTAGCCTTTTGTACTCACTTCGCTGACACTACCCCGGGCTTTAAGACGATATTGATCTTATACTTGGCTCCTGTTAACAGTTTGATGGTCCGGTTTTGTCCGAATCGCTGACCATCCACTTTGAAATACACAGGTCCATCACCGGGTTGGATTTTCAAAGAAACAGCAATTTTCACTAAACTGGGAATTTCGCCCATGATCGGCAACTGGACGCCTTAATGTCGGCGATGAGACGGGCGAAGGGAATACTACTTACTGTACAGTAAAAAAAGAGGTTCTGGCTCCTTACCCCATGGGCAATGAAGCAGTCAGTAGAAATCCTTCAGTATGTGCACACTGCACAACCAGGACTACAAACATCAACCTGCAAGGGCTAAATCCACTCTGAGTGCACACATAATCCCTCGCTGCAATGTACAGACGTCAGCACTCCACCGCCAGTGTCGGACACTGCCTAATGAACTGCAGTTCTTATAAACAGTAAAAATGACATGTTATATAACATCCTTATTGTTATATATTCTGTGCAAAAACAAAACCCAGCCACTTACAATATTAAAAAAGTCGCATATTGGACTAAGGTTTATGAATGAATATTCACAGACCAGTAAAATATATCTTAATGAAAATGGATATttctctctcgacagatgctgcctgaccggctgagtgttttccaacattttctgtttttgtatttcagattttcagcatctgcagtattttgtttttataaAAATGTATGCGTGCATTTGTTAAATATAATTCATTACTAATTGCAGAACAAGTCCTTCTTCCCATTCTATACGTGTGTCTGCGCCTGTCGAAAAAGAAcaatcagcctaatcccacttttcttgGTCTTTAGCCTTACAGTTTAagcacctcaagtgcatatccaagtattttttaaatgtgatgagggtttctgcctctaccacactttcagagtgagttccagacccccaccaccctcagggtgaaaataattctcctcagcTCCTCTTTAATCATTctgctaattactttaaatctatgccccctggttattgacttcgctgctaagggaaataggtccttcctatccactctatctaggcccctcataattttatacacctcaattaagtctcacctcagcctcctctgttccaaagaaaacaacctcagcctatcctgtcttttctcatagaaacatagaaacatagaaaataggtgcaggagcaggccattcagcccttctagcctgcaccgccatttaatgagttcatggctgaacatgcaactttagtacccccttcctgctttttcaccataccccttgatcccccgagtagtaaggacttcatctaactcccttttgaatatatttagtgaattggcctcaactactttctgtggtagagaattccacaggttcatcactctctgggtgaagaagtttctcctcatctcggtcctaaatggcttaccccttatccttagactgtgacccctggttctggacttccccaacattgggaacattcttcctgcatccaacctgtccaaacccgtcagaattttaaacgtttctatgaggtcccctctcactcttctgaactccagtgaatacaagcccagttgatccagtctttcttgataggtcagtcccaccatcccgggaatcagtctggtaaatcttcgctgcactccctcaatagcaagaatgtccttcctcaagttaggagaccaaaactgtacacaatactccaggtgtggcctcaccaaggccctgtacaactgtagcaacacctccctgcccctgtactcaaatcccctcgctatgaatgccaacatgccatttgctttcttaaccgcctgctgtacctgcatgccaaccttcaatgactgatgtaccatgacacccaggtcttgttgcaccttcccttttcctaatctgtcaccattcagataatagtctgtctctctgtttttaccaccaaagtggataacctcacatttatccacattatacttcatctgccatgcatttgcccactcacctaacctatccaagtcactctgcagcctcatagcatcctcctcgcagctcacactgccacccaacttagtgtcatccgcaaatttggagatactacatttaatcccctcgtctaaatcattaatgtacaatgtaaacagctggggccccagcacagaaccttgcggtaccccactagtcactgcctgccattctgaaaagtacccatttactcctactctttgcttcctgtctgacaaccagttctcaatccatgtcagcacactacccccaatcccatgtgctttaactttgcacattaatctcttgtgtgggaccttgtcgaaagccttctgaaagtccaaatataccacatcaactggttctcctttgtccactttactggaaacatcctcaaaaaattccagaagatttgtcaagcatgatttccctttcacaaatccatgctgacttggacctatcatgtcaccattttccaaatgtgctgctatgacatccttaataattgattccatcattttacccactactgaggccaggctgaccggtctataattccctgctttctctctccctcccttcttaaaaagtggggttacattggccaccctccactcgataggaactgatccagagtcaatggaatgttggaaaatgactgtcaatgcatccgctatttccaaggccacctccttaagtactctgggatgtagtccatcaggccctggggatttatccgccttcaatcccatcaatttccccaacacaatttcccgactaataaagatttccctcagttcctcctccttactagaccctctgaccccttttaaatccggaaggttgtttgtgtcctccttagtgaatactgaaccaaagtacttgttcaattggtctgccatttctttgttccccgttatgacttcccctgattctgactgcagggaacctacgtttgtctttactaacctttttctctttacatacctatagaaacttttgcaatccgccttaatgttccctgcaagcttcttctcgtactccattttctctgccctaatcaaaccctttgtcctcctctgctgagttctaaatttctcccagtccccaggttcgctgctatttctggccaatttgtatgccactgccttggctttaatactatccctgatttccctagatagccacggttgagccaccttcccttttttatttttacgccagacaggaatgtacaattgttgtaattcatccatgcggtctctaaatgtctgccattgcccatccacagtcaaccccttaagtatcattcgccaatctatcctagccaattcatgcctcataccttcaaagttacccttctttaagttctggaccatgatctctgaattaactgtttcattctccatcctaatgcagaattccaccatattatggtcactcttccccaaggggcctcgcataatgagattgctaattaatcctctctcattacacaacacccagtccaagatggcatcccccctagttggttcctcgacatattggtctagaaaaccatctcttatgcactccaggaaatcctcctccaccgtattgcttccagtttggctagcccaatctatatgcatattaaagtcacccattataactgctgcacctttattgcatgcacccctaatttcctgtttgatgccctccccaacatcactactactgtttggaggtctgtacacaactcccactaacgttttttgccctttggtgttctgcagctctacccatatagattccacatcatccaagctaatgtctttcctaactattgcattaatctcctctttaaccaacaatgctatcccacctccttttccttttattctatccttcctgaatgttgaatacccctggatgttgagttcccagccctgaacatcctggagccacatctccgtaatcccaatcacatcatatttgttaacatctatttgcacagttaattcatccaccttattgcggatactccttgcattaagacacaaagccttcatgcttgtttttttaacaccctttgtccttttagaattttgctgtacagtggccctttttgttctttgccttcggtttctctgccctccacttttcctcatctcctttctgtcttttgcttttgcctcctttttgtctccctctgtctccctgcattggttcccatccccctgccatattagtttaactcctccccaacagcactagcaaacactccccctaggacattggttccggtcctgcccaggtgcagaccgtccggtttgtactggtcccacctcccccagaaccggttccaatgccccaggaatttgaatccctccctgctgcaccactgctcaagccacgtattcatctgcactatcctgcgattcctactctgactagcacgtggcactggtagcaatcccgagattactacttttgaggtcctactttttaatttagctcctagctccttaaattcgtttcgtaggacctcatccctttttttacctatgtcgttggtaccaatgtgcaccacgacaactggctgttctccctcccatttcagaatgtcctgcacccgctcggagacatccttgacccttgcaccagggaggcaacataccatcctggagtctcggttgcggccgcagaaacgcctatctattcccctcaccattgaatcccctatcactatcgtgctcccactctttttcctgccctcctgtgcagcagagccagccacggtgccatgaacttggctgctgctgccctcccctgatgagtcatcccccccaatagtactcaaagcggtgtatctgttttgcagggggctgaccacaggggacccctgcactacctttcttgcactgctcttcctgctggtcttctattccctatctggctgtggacccttctcctgcggtaagaccaactcactacacgtgatactcacgtcattctcagcatcgtggatgctccagagtgaatccaccctcagctccaattccgcaacgcggaccgtcaggagctcgaggcggatacacttcccacacacgtagtccccagggacaccggaagtgtccccgagttcccacatggtacaggaggagcatatcacgtgactgagctctcctgccatgccttaacctttagatacccttaaattggtaatatcaatgttacagttcacttactgatataaaaaataaaaagaaaagctactcaccaatcaccagccaatcacttaccccattggctg
Coding sequences:
- the cnrip1b gene encoding LOW QUALITY PROTEIN: CB1 cannabinoid receptor-interacting protein 1b (The sequence of the model RefSeq protein was modified relative to this genomic sequence to represent the inferred CDS: inserted 2 bases in 1 codon; substituted 2 bases at 2 genomic stop codons), encoding MFVVLVVQCAHTEGFLLXLLHCPWGKEPEPLFLLYSKXYSLRPSHRRHXGVQLPIMGEIPSLVKIAVSLKIQPGDGPVYFKVDGQRFGQNRTIKLLTGAKYKINIVLKPGVVSAKSMMIGTVLIPLEEKSRDPQVVDYTGIYDTEGVAHTKSGERQPVQVNIQFNDIGTFETVWQVKFYNYHKRDHCQWGNSFGSIEYECKPNETRSLMWINKEMFT